In one window of Tubulanus polymorphus chromosome 3, tnTubPoly1.2, whole genome shotgun sequence DNA:
- the LOC141902763 gene encoding uncharacterized protein LOC141902763 isoform X1, with product MCCWTSVSLCIGIVLLSSIHSTPIYIGYVITKENQLVEATEFSTILNTFSNSTLVKYSHISYEYILIDARQQIVNAQGLYPWLEHQLITSNVSFLIGRYDEAVAEVTPVPFYLVSDGMVAADTTCNSNSSLVTSLIPSLDVGIMALAGFIEYPKSYCKEFVIIVQSSDDLRSFLISWRKLVSNLALPCVVEFPVVIPMSNGSLHSTARRLLADIRTTGIPMTVLHSYNIDFITEIIKLAGRELDMMNRYNKWFLTYMVKGALPKELLQNFKQDASTVNILNTIIDSNVFAEYNIAEPVPTDVLRYANILDSLIVIHRLVQGNMSTSDLSNQIALSGVNGATGDLSTYIDGCRTRIPMEVYVVQHSQPIKMVSSALIGNTTYFTTSELGYESPPKNMPLLSKKMFRIGVPNVKPMFMNDTGTTGGVISDLLDMYSKELDVRFTLVPISGPHIHEEMSRVLKSGVVDGILESDQVDTLSIEMTDPIITNEMSILMRRADVQVFGKSQPLHILIFKPFTMYSWIVLLVTCLIIGLLLVLITGVDQTTKMLYPTETIYVVIAVITLGNADKVASTIPSRVLVAFFLFFAFTIVAAYLANLTRFFVWSASDSGRGAELTSLSQLVTQGNLKFGVIRESQTMLVLEHSTSYPENLLWSTIERDRRRSILMTYDQAIREIKQGSFVLLGESIILQNLAKDDCELQTMTPIGLKIRYRIGFGTGLPYTRAFNKAISATNSNGTSAVIISKYTKNECVSLDATTSRDGHELHPEQMLPIFCIFLLAIVISFISSMFACIIVRFNRDRAWRKYKK from the exons ATGTGTTGCTGGACAAGTGTCTCATTATGTATTGGGATTGTATTGCTGTCTTCCATTCACTCAACCCCTATTTACATCG GATATGTAATAACGAAGGAGAATCAGCTCGTCGAAGCGACCGAGTTCTCGACAATTCTCAATACTTTTTCCAACTCGACACTGGTGAAGTATTCACATATAAGCTACGAATATATACTAATTGACGCCAGGCAGCAGATTGTAAATGCACAGGGGCTTTACCCATGGC TTGAACATCAATTAATCACTTCAAATGTGAGCTTTCTAATAGGACGATATGACGAGGCAGTGGCAGAAGTGACGCCAGTGCCGTTCTATTTAGTTTCTGATGGAATGGTAGCCGCTGATACGACATGTAACTCCAATAGTAGTCTAGTGACGTCACTAATTCCATCGTTAGACGTTGGAATCATGGCGCTGGCGGGATTTATTGAATATCCAAAATCCTACTGTAAGGAGTTCGTCATAATAGTACAAAGTTCGG atgatttgCGGTCGTTTCTCATATCGTGGCGAAAGCTGGTGTCGAACCTAGCACTACCCTGTGTCGTAGAATTCCCCGTTGTAATCCCTATGTCTAACGGCTCGTTACACTCGACGGCTAGAAGGTTGCTGGCTGACATAAGAACTACGGGAATCCCAATGACTGTCTTACATAGTTACAACATCGACTTCATTACTGAAATCATTAAATTG GCTGGAAGAGAACTTGATATGATGAATCGATATAATAAATGGTTCCTTACTTACATG GTGAAGGGTGCATTGCCGAAAGAATTATTACAAAACTTTAAACAAGACGCATCGACTGTCAACATTCTAAATACCATCATAGACAGCAACGTTTTCGCCGAGTACAACATTGCGGAGCCAGTACCTACTGACGTTCTACGCTATGCTAACATCCTTGATAGCCTCATAGTTATTCATAGACTGGTACAGGGCAATATGTCTACAAGTGATCTGTCTAATCAG ATCGCATTGTCAGGGGTCAATGGTGCTACCGGTGACCTGTCTACTTACATCGATGGATGCCGAACCCGAATTCCAATGGAGGTTTACGTTGTTCAGCATTCTCAGCCGATTAAGATG GTTTCTTCGGCACTGATTGGCAATACGACCTATTTCACCACATCCGAACTTGGATATGAAAGTCCCCCGAAAAATATGCCTCTACTATCAAAAAAGATGTTTAGAATTGGTGTACCAAAT GTGAAACCGATGTTCATGAATGATACGGGAACAACAGGGGGCGTTATTAGCGATTTGCTTGACATGTACTCGAAGGAACTTGATGTGAGATTTACACTTGTACCGATCAGTGGCCCACATATTCACGAAGAGATGAGTCGGGTCCTTAAATCAGGT GTCGTGGATGGCATCCTTGAATCTGATCAGGTGGATACTCTTTCCATAGAAATGACGGACCCAATTATTACCAACGAAATGTCCATACTAATGAGGAGAGCGGATGTCCAGGTTTTCGGCAAATCGCAACCATTACATATTCTAATCTTTAAGCCATTCACTATGTATTCGTGGATTGTCCTGCTCGTAACTTGTTTGATAATCGGGTTGTTACTTGTTCTTATCACCGGCGTTGATCAGACTACGAAAATGCTTTACCCAACCGAAACAATTTACGTAGTAATAGCTGTAATAACGCTAGGAAATGCCGACAAAGTTGCCTCTACCATTCCATCGCGCGTGCTCGTTGCATTTTTCTTATTCTTCGCATTCACTATTGTGGCCGCATATCTAGCCAATCTTACGCGATTTTTCGTTTGGTCTGCAAGTGATAGTGGCCGAGGAGCCGAGTTGACTTCACTCTCGCAGCTAGTCACTCAAGGTAATCTCAAATTCGGCGTTATCAGAGAAAGCCAGACGATGCTAGTTTTGGAGCATTCAACTTCTTATCCGGAAAACCTTCTTTGGAGCACAATAGAACGCGATCGTAGACGGtctatattgatgacgtatgaCCAGGCCATTAGAGAAATAAAGCAAGGATCGTTCGTGCTTTTAGGGGAATCAATTATTCTACAGAATCTAGCTAAAGACGATTGTGAGCTGCAAACAATGACGCCTATTGGCTTAAAGATACGTTACAGAATAGGATTTGGGACTGGGCTACCCTATACCAGAGCCTTCAATAAGGCAATATCAGCAACTAATTCCAATGGTACAAGTGCCGTCATCATATCGAA GTATACTAAAAATGAATGCGTTTCACTCGATGCAACAACGTCAAGAGATGGCCACGAACTTCATCCTGAACAAATGTTGCcgatattttgtatatttttactGGCGATAGTTATATCGTTTATAAGCTCTATGTTCGCTTGTATAATAGTGAGGTTTAATCGCGATAGAGCTTGgagaaaatacaaaaagtaG
- the LOC141902763 gene encoding uncharacterized protein LOC141902763 isoform X2, with amino-acid sequence MYWDCIAVFHSLNPYLHRICNNEGESARRSDRVLDNSQYFFQLDTVEHQLITSNVSFLIGRYDEAVAEVTPVPFYLVSDGMVAADTTCNSNSSLVTSLIPSLDVGIMALAGFIEYPKSYCKEFVIIVQSSDDLRSFLISWRKLVSNLALPCVVEFPVVIPMSNGSLHSTARRLLADIRTTGIPMTVLHSYNIDFITEIIKLAGRELDMMNRYNKWFLTYMVKGALPKELLQNFKQDASTVNILNTIIDSNVFAEYNIAEPVPTDVLRYANILDSLIVIHRLVQGNMSTSDLSNQIALSGVNGATGDLSTYIDGCRTRIPMEVYVVQHSQPIKMVSSALIGNTTYFTTSELGYESPPKNMPLLSKKMFRIGVPNVKPMFMNDTGTTGGVISDLLDMYSKELDVRFTLVPISGPHIHEEMSRVLKSGVVDGILESDQVDTLSIEMTDPIITNEMSILMRRADVQVFGKSQPLHILIFKPFTMYSWIVLLVTCLIIGLLLVLITGVDQTTKMLYPTETIYVVIAVITLGNADKVASTIPSRVLVAFFLFFAFTIVAAYLANLTRFFVWSASDSGRGAELTSLSQLVTQGNLKFGVIRESQTMLVLEHSTSYPENLLWSTIERDRRRSILMTYDQAIREIKQGSFVLLGESIILQNLAKDDCELQTMTPIGLKIRYRIGFGTGLPYTRAFNKAISATNSNGTSAVIISKYTKNECVSLDATTSRDGHELHPEQMLPIFCIFLLAIVISFISSMFACIIVRFNRDRAWRKYKK; translated from the exons ATGTATTGGGATTGTATTGCTGTCTTCCATTCACTCAACCCCTATTTACATCG GATATGTAATAACGAAGGAGAATCAGCTCGTCGAAGCGACCGAGTTCTCGACAATTCTCAATACTTTTTCCAACTCGACACTG TTGAACATCAATTAATCACTTCAAATGTGAGCTTTCTAATAGGACGATATGACGAGGCAGTGGCAGAAGTGACGCCAGTGCCGTTCTATTTAGTTTCTGATGGAATGGTAGCCGCTGATACGACATGTAACTCCAATAGTAGTCTAGTGACGTCACTAATTCCATCGTTAGACGTTGGAATCATGGCGCTGGCGGGATTTATTGAATATCCAAAATCCTACTGTAAGGAGTTCGTCATAATAGTACAAAGTTCGG atgatttgCGGTCGTTTCTCATATCGTGGCGAAAGCTGGTGTCGAACCTAGCACTACCCTGTGTCGTAGAATTCCCCGTTGTAATCCCTATGTCTAACGGCTCGTTACACTCGACGGCTAGAAGGTTGCTGGCTGACATAAGAACTACGGGAATCCCAATGACTGTCTTACATAGTTACAACATCGACTTCATTACTGAAATCATTAAATTG GCTGGAAGAGAACTTGATATGATGAATCGATATAATAAATGGTTCCTTACTTACATG GTGAAGGGTGCATTGCCGAAAGAATTATTACAAAACTTTAAACAAGACGCATCGACTGTCAACATTCTAAATACCATCATAGACAGCAACGTTTTCGCCGAGTACAACATTGCGGAGCCAGTACCTACTGACGTTCTACGCTATGCTAACATCCTTGATAGCCTCATAGTTATTCATAGACTGGTACAGGGCAATATGTCTACAAGTGATCTGTCTAATCAG ATCGCATTGTCAGGGGTCAATGGTGCTACCGGTGACCTGTCTACTTACATCGATGGATGCCGAACCCGAATTCCAATGGAGGTTTACGTTGTTCAGCATTCTCAGCCGATTAAGATG GTTTCTTCGGCACTGATTGGCAATACGACCTATTTCACCACATCCGAACTTGGATATGAAAGTCCCCCGAAAAATATGCCTCTACTATCAAAAAAGATGTTTAGAATTGGTGTACCAAAT GTGAAACCGATGTTCATGAATGATACGGGAACAACAGGGGGCGTTATTAGCGATTTGCTTGACATGTACTCGAAGGAACTTGATGTGAGATTTACACTTGTACCGATCAGTGGCCCACATATTCACGAAGAGATGAGTCGGGTCCTTAAATCAGGT GTCGTGGATGGCATCCTTGAATCTGATCAGGTGGATACTCTTTCCATAGAAATGACGGACCCAATTATTACCAACGAAATGTCCATACTAATGAGGAGAGCGGATGTCCAGGTTTTCGGCAAATCGCAACCATTACATATTCTAATCTTTAAGCCATTCACTATGTATTCGTGGATTGTCCTGCTCGTAACTTGTTTGATAATCGGGTTGTTACTTGTTCTTATCACCGGCGTTGATCAGACTACGAAAATGCTTTACCCAACCGAAACAATTTACGTAGTAATAGCTGTAATAACGCTAGGAAATGCCGACAAAGTTGCCTCTACCATTCCATCGCGCGTGCTCGTTGCATTTTTCTTATTCTTCGCATTCACTATTGTGGCCGCATATCTAGCCAATCTTACGCGATTTTTCGTTTGGTCTGCAAGTGATAGTGGCCGAGGAGCCGAGTTGACTTCACTCTCGCAGCTAGTCACTCAAGGTAATCTCAAATTCGGCGTTATCAGAGAAAGCCAGACGATGCTAGTTTTGGAGCATTCAACTTCTTATCCGGAAAACCTTCTTTGGAGCACAATAGAACGCGATCGTAGACGGtctatattgatgacgtatgaCCAGGCCATTAGAGAAATAAAGCAAGGATCGTTCGTGCTTTTAGGGGAATCAATTATTCTACAGAATCTAGCTAAAGACGATTGTGAGCTGCAAACAATGACGCCTATTGGCTTAAAGATACGTTACAGAATAGGATTTGGGACTGGGCTACCCTATACCAGAGCCTTCAATAAGGCAATATCAGCAACTAATTCCAATGGTACAAGTGCCGTCATCATATCGAA GTATACTAAAAATGAATGCGTTTCACTCGATGCAACAACGTCAAGAGATGGCCACGAACTTCATCCTGAACAAATGTTGCcgatattttgtatatttttactGGCGATAGTTATATCGTTTATAAGCTCTATGTTCGCTTGTATAATAGTGAGGTTTAATCGCGATAGAGCTTGgagaaaatacaaaaagtaG
- the LOC141902772 gene encoding complex I assembly factor TIMMDC1, mitochondrial-like → MDFMRWHGWRRLFPIVRADDALAVNTNNSNLPPATTVPIEAATALFPEKPKPSLRPVTDADVLEYLKTETGRDRVRDLFGKTDKGEYSTGLQLIMACGSQTALLAGCISSIFGSREGADNFARLHQATKFRTKFLGMRTYYNMVLYHSLKSGLRWSFKIGIFCTSFLMVSQTIAEYRNKTTPLEYGIAGAFTGSIVKLNMGLRGAFVAGLTGGVLGFGFGGIFWAAMYSAGLLQSDRHSEEIKQKLTYRRRMMFIQETGQLPQKQSGAM, encoded by the exons ATGGATTTTATGCGATGGCATGGCTGGAGGAGGCTCTTTCCAATAGTGCGTGCTGATGATGCTTTAGCTGTAAATACTAATAACTCGAATCTACCACCAGCTACAACAGTCCCGATTGAGGCTGCTACTGCTTTGTTTCCGGAAAAACCAAAACCGTCGCTGAGACCGGTTACTGATGCGGATGTCTTGGAATACTTAAAAACAGAAACTGGAAGAGATCGCGTGAGAGATTTATTTGGGAAAAC AGATAAAGGTGAATATTCAACAGGTTTACAACTGATAATGGCATGTGGAAGTCAGACTGCATTATTAGCCGGCTGTATATCCTCAATATTTGGCTCTCGAGAGGGAGCTGATAATTTTGCCCGATTACATCAAGCAACAAAATTTCGAACAAAATTTTTAGGAATG AGAACATATTACAACATGGTATTATATCATAGTCTAAAATCTGGTCTTAGGTGGAGCTTCaaaattggaattttctgtACGTCTTTTTT AATGGTCTCTCAAACGATAGctgaatatagaaataaaactaCTCCATTAGAGTATGGAATTGCTGGAG CTTTTACTGGTAGTATTGTGAAACTGAATATGGGCCTCCGTGGGGCATTCGTTGCCGGTCTAACTGGTGGTGTTCTTGG GTTCGGTTTTGGAGGTATATTTTGGGCTGCGATGTACTCGGCGGGATTATTACAGTCAGACAGACATTCTGAggaaattaaacaaaaattaacttacAGGAG gagAATGATGTTTATCCAAGAAACAGGTCAGCTACCACAAAAACAAAGCGGTGCTAtgtaa
- the LOC141902767 gene encoding WASH complex subunit 1-like — translation MKATPCEVMQNRPYNVPLIPTDLRQDETIFQIADALEYLDKVANDVFTRICDRVAENRKRLSGITGRINDAQAKIDSIKGTNKATKIFSSAKYPAPEEAENYKTLFQAERGLQEVKHSHRHITAKHVEVNEAILKEKLQFYNVHIHSKSTVADQQKEGLGRLPKNISSVSSLLLFNTSENPYKKYVMLDPLGVVTKTRKTDDDLQDDGLAGAPSTIIHGDQFQKAPNENYLYIPIAGDVPELLVPEFLELPGIADDMSFIGEGGASIAPSVPVNVPDLPGIEPDIALPDGPTDIGGGAPPPAPNAPPPPPPTAAPPPPPPPPPPPPPADVPAPPPPTSAPDTTPIPETPTESVTSPSDGGRSDLLASIRKSGGINALKKNKRPERKPRDDKPAAPSPMNMLDDLSNKLRLRRQGISGSGAKPSTEDKQAAASGALQSIMDMIPVTRPPADSNASNEDDIWSGSDED, via the exons atgaaggcAACTCCGTGCGAAGTAATGCAGAATCGGCCTTACAATGTTCCATTGATTCCTACTGATTTGCGCCAAGatgaaacaatttttcaaatagcgGATGCTCTGGAATATCTGGACAAAGTTGCCAATGATGTTTTTACACGAATTTGTGATCGCGTTGCCGAAAATAGAAAGCGCCTTTCAGGCATTACTGGTCGGATAAATGATGCTCAGGCGAAGATCGATAGCATTAAGGGTACAAATAAGGCaaccaaaatattttcaagcgCAAAATATCCCGCTCCTGAAGAGGctgaaaattacaaaacattatttcaag CTGAAAGAGGTTTGCAAGAGGTCAAGCACAGTCACCGGCATATTACTGCAAAACATGTGGAAGTCAATGAAGCAATCTTGAAAGAAAAGTTACAGTTTTACAACGTTCATATACATTCGAAATCAACTGTAGCAGACCAGCAGAAGGAGGGATTAGGGCGCTTGCCGAAAAACATCAGCTCAGTCAGTTCTCTTTTGCTCTTCAATACAAGTGAAAATCC GTATAAGAAGTATGTAATGCTTGACCCTCTCGGAGTGGTTACTAAGACACGTAAAACAGATGATGATCTGCAGGATGATGGTTTAGCAGGAGCTCCCAGTACAATAATACACGGCGATCAATTTCAGAAAGCTCCCAATGAGAATTATTTGTACATTCCAATTGCCGGTGATGTACCCGAGTTGTTGGTTCCCGAATTCCTCGAGTTACCAG GTATAGCAGATGATATGTCCTTCATCGGAGAAGGAGGAGCTTCCATTGCTCCGTCAGTTCCTGTAAATGTGCCAGATCTTCCGGGAATTGAACCCGACATAGCGTTACCAGATGGTCCTACTGATATTGGAGGAGGTGCACCTCCTCCTGCACCTAATGCTCCTCCACCCCCACCTCCGACAGCTGCTCCACCACCACCTcccccaccaccaccacctcctCCTCCAGCTGACGTTCCCGCCCCACCCCCTCCAACATCAGCTCCAGATACAACCCCTATTCCAGAAACTCCGACTGAATCTGTTACTTCTCCTTCCGATGGTGGTCGCAGTGATCTACTGGCATCAATCAGAAAATCAGGTGGCATTAACGCTCTGAAGAAGAATAAGAGACCAGAACGAAAACCAAGGGATGACAAACCAGCCGCGCCTTCTCCCATGAAtatgttagatgatttatcgAACAAATTGCGGTTACGTCGTCAAGGCATATCGGGTTCGGGTGCAAAACCGTCGACTGAAGATAAACAAGCTGCCGCGAGTGGCGCTCTACAGAGTATAATGGATATGATACCGGTTACTCGACCACCAGCTGATAGTAATGCAtcaaatgaagatgatatctGGAGTGGGAGTGATGAAgattga
- the LOC141901250 gene encoding uncharacterized protein LOC141901250 → MYENIMFIKQLNPSTTVAQSSKIDNQYVGITKMNSARLSNDSVVSVLNVFATSAEEEKYECVPFITIKGNTPICIYDPVKSDRFISGSLKRTGTWEPHITKLFESILENDRSLNFIDIGANIGVYSLTALKHNRRVVAVDANPNNVKHVRHSVKLGEFENMITLVINAISDSYGYMKVKLDGIISREKNIGGAHVYKANKTDELAVKSIYMDDLLEVINFNRAVMKIDIEASEDKALSHSAKYFSTIDIPYVFMEWQYIKSTPGGLWIKQFLESRGYTAYGGGRALSGDHTAWTYDIMWMRTKPHIFPAV, encoded by the coding sequence atgtatgaaaatatcatgttCATCAAGCAGTTGAATCCAAGCACGACCGTGGCACAATCCTCGAAAATAGACAACCAATATGTGGGCATAACAAAAATGAATTCCGCGCGTCTGTCAAATGATTCCGTTGTTTCTGTATTAAATGTGTTTGCGACTAGTGCAGAAGAGGAAAAATACGAGTGTGTTCCGTTCATAACGATAAAAGGTAATACCCCCATTTGTATCTACGATCCGGTGAAAAGCGATCGTTTTATATCCGGTTCGTTAAAGAGAACTGGTACATGGGAGCCTCACATAACAAAACTATTCGAATCCATTTTGGAAAATGACCGGAGTTTGAATTTCATAGACATAGGCGCTAACATAGGAGTTTACAGTTTAACGGCCTTGAAGCACAACCGTCGTGTGGTTGCTGTAGATGCGAATCCAAACAATGTAAAGCACGTCCGGCATTCCGTGAAACTCGGAGAATTCGAAAATATGATAACTCTCGTAATTAATGCGATATCTGATAGTTACGGTTACATGAAAGTCAAGTTAGATGGTATAATAAGCCGCGAAAAGAACATAGGCGGCGCCCACGTTTATAAGGCGAATAAAACCGACGAATTAGCCGTAAAATCGATTTATATGGACGATTTACTCGAAGTTATAAATTTCAATCGAGCCGTGATGAAAATCGACATCGAAGCATCTGAAGATAAAGCCTTATCGCATAGTGCGAAGTACTTTTCGACCATTGATATTCCGTATGTGTTTATGGAATGGCAGTACATCAAATCAACCCCTGGTGGTCTTTGGATTAAGCAATTTCTCGAAAGTAGGGGATATACAGCATATGGTGGGGGAAGAGCGCTCTCCGGGGATCACACGGCATGGACGTATGATATAATGTGGATGAGAACAAAACCGCACATTTTTCCGGCGGTATAA
- the LOC141902773 gene encoding ADP-ribosylation factor-like protein 2-binding protein has product MTDSEKLQQTDAPFTTSTSGHNACDQNGGGPPTTVTGQSPNKIALPAAGPTWSSSEPSVAANSAAAAAKDERECVSMEQSTSRDMELGSFDEGEAEDLSMSCDSTPCDKKFDTTIGHIEDIIMEEQFHQLQQSFLEKYYLQFDLDTDENKLCYTEIHEEYITILEHHLDTELNRRMPGFNLEEFFTQLLSQKDMLEGEIFEMLFTFTDFMAFKEMMLDFRREKEGLTTDLSSGLTVTSLAMGEPTFGLNAHTIDLFPPGGPQS; this is encoded by the exons ATGACGG ATTCAGAAAAGTTACAGCAAACTGATGCACCTTTCACTACCAGTACTAGCGGCCATAACGCGTGTGATCAGAATGGCGGTGGACCTCCAACGACAGTGACAGGTCAATCGCCGAATAAGATAGCACTACCTGCAGCTGGTCCGACTTGGTCATCCTCCGAACCATCTGTTGCAGCGAatagtgctgctgctgctgctaagGATGAACGTGAATGTGTATCGATGGAACAATCAACTTCTAGAGATATGGAACTTGGAAGCTTCGATGAAGGAGAAGCCGAGGACCTTTCCATGTCATG CGATTCAACTCCTTGTGATAAAAAGTTTGATACTACTATTGGACATATAGAAGACATTATAATGG AAGAGCAATTTCATCAGCTTCAACAATCGTTCTTAGAAAAATACTACCTTCAGTTTGATTTAGATacggatgaaaataaattgtgcTATACAGAGATTCATGAGGAATAT ATAACTATACTCGAACATCACCTGGACACTGAGCTCAACAGACGAATGCCAGGATTCAACTTGGAGGAGTTTTTTACTCAATTGTT GTCTCAAAAAGATATGCTTGAAGGAGAAATATTTGAGATGCTATTCACATTCACGGATTTTATGGCATTTAAAGAAATGATGCTAGATTTCAGACGG GAGAAAGAAGGTTTGACTACTGACTTAAGCAGTGGATTAACTGTGACATCCCTTGCAATGGGAGAACCTACATTTGGACTTAATGCGCATACCATTGATCTGTTTCCTCCTGGTGGCCCACAATCATGA
- the LOC141902770 gene encoding uncharacterized protein LOC141902770: MYSGKQLLVSNIAVIALSMMFTVLFHPYCPMYDKIMFIKRNQANPSTTMAQSPKKGNQYMGITKMNSARLSNDSVVSVLNVFATSAEEEKYECVPFITIKGNTPICIYDPVKSDRFISGSLKRTGTWEPHITKLFESILENDRSLNFIDIGANIGVYSLTALKHNRRVVAVDANPNNAKHVRHSVKLGEFENMITLVINAISDSYGYMKVKLDGIISREKNIGGAHVYEANKSDELAVKSIYMDDLLEVINFNRAVMKIDVEASEDKALSHSAKYFSTIDIPYVFMEWQYIDLRHPRPKQNDC; encoded by the coding sequence ATGTATTCAGGAAAGCAGCTGCTCGTTTCAAATATTGCCGTCATCGCATTATCTATGATGTTCACTGTCTTATTTCATCCTTATTGCCCGATGTATGATAAAATCATGTTCATCAAGCGGAATCAGGCGAATCCAAGCACAACCATGGCACAATCCCCGAAAAAAGGAAACCAATATATGGGCATAACAAAAATGAATTCTGCGCGTCTGTCAAATGATTCCGTTGTTTCTGTATTGAATGTGTTTGCGACTAGTGCAGAAGAGGAAAAATACGAGTGTGTTCCGTTCATAACGATAAAAGGTAATACCCCCATTTGTATCTACGATCCGGTGAAAAGCGATCGTTTTATATCCGGTTCGTTGAAGAGAACTGGTACATGGGAGCCTCACATAACAAAGCTATTCGAATCCATTTTGGAAAATGACCGGAGTTTGAATTTCATAGACATAGGCGCTAACATAGGAGTTTACAGCTTAACGGCCTTGAAGCACAACCGTCGTGTGGTTGCTGTAGATGCGAATCCAAACAATGCAAAGCACGTCCGGCATTCCGTGAAACTCGGAGAATTCGAAAATATGATAACCCTCGTAATTAATGCGATATCTGATAGTTACGGTTACATGAAAGTCAAGTTAGATGGTATAATAAGCCGCGAAAAGAACATAGGCGGCGCCCACGTTTATGAGGCGAATAAATCCGACGAATTAGCCGTAAAATCGATTTATATGGACGATTTACTCGAAGTTATAAATTTCAATCGAGCCGTGATGAAAATCGACGTCGAAGCATCTGAAGACAAAGCCTTATCGCATAGTGCGAAGTACTTTTCGACCATTGATATTCCGTATGTGTTTATGGAATGGCAGTACATTGATCTCCGACACCCGAGACCTAAACAAAATGATTGCTGA